A stretch of the Panicum virgatum strain AP13 chromosome 9N, P.virgatum_v5, whole genome shotgun sequence genome encodes the following:
- the LOC120688082 gene encoding probable aquaporin TIP1-1, which produces MPISRIAVGSHQEVYHPGALKAAFAEFISTLIFVFAGQGSGMAFSKLSAGGATTPAGLISAAVAHAFALFVAVSVGANISGGHVNPAVTFGAFVGGNITLFRGLLYWVAQLLGSTVACLLLRFSTGGLATGTFGLTGISVWEALVLEIVMTFGLVYTVYATAVDPKKGSLGTIAPIAIGFIVGANILVGGAFDGASMNPAVSFGPALVSWSWTHQWVYWVGPLIGGGLAGVIYEVLFISHTHEQLPTTDY; this is translated from the exons ATGCCGATCAGCAGGATCGCCGTCGGGAGCCACcaggaggtgtaccacccgggCGCCCTTAAGGCGGCGTTCGCCGAGTTCATCTCCACCCTCATCTTCGTCTTCGCCGGCCAGGGCTCCGGCATGGCCTTCA GCAAGCTGTCCGCCGGCGGCGCTACGACCCCCGCTGGCCTGatctcggcggcggtggcgcacgcCTTCGCCCTGTTCGTGGCCGTGTCAGTCGGCGCCAACATCTCCGGCGGCCACGTGAACCCGGCCGTTACCTTCGGCGCCTTCGTCGGCGGCAACATCACCCTGTTCCGCGGCCTCCTGTACTGGGTCGCCCAGCTCCTGGGCTCCACCGTGGcgtgcctcctcctccgcttctCGACCGGCGGCCTCGCCACCGGCACCTTCGGCCTGACCGGCATCTCCGTGTGGGAGGCCCTGGTCCTGGAGATCGTGATGACCTTCGGGCTGGTGTACACGGTGTACGCGACGGCCGTGGACCCGAAGAAGGGCAGCCTGGGCACCATCGCCCCCATCGCCATCGGCTTCATCGTGGGCGCCAACATCCTGGTCGGCGGCGCCTTCGACGGCGCGTCGATGAACCCCGCCGTGTCCTTCGGCCCCGCCCTCGTGAGCTGGTCCTGGACCCACCAGTGGGTGTACTGGGTCGGCCCCCTcatcggcggcggcctcgccggcgtcATCTACGAGGTGCTCTTCATCTCCCACACCCACGAGCAGCTCCCCACCACCGACTACTGA